In Triticum aestivum cultivar Chinese Spring chromosome 5B, IWGSC CS RefSeq v2.1, whole genome shotgun sequence, the following proteins share a genomic window:
- the LOC123110465 gene encoding protein tesmin/TSO1-like CXC 4, with protein MDTPDRPRAGAAAGFEDSPVFNFINNLSPIPPPKPQDSSHNVHLFKSSDLAPVSSIFASPHVNPPKESKLLIRDDSVQLSQDSNSPNSVRTRLGSAIRLIKCKNIVSENCSFTCHLNQGPIDSSANRSNSTSKLPQTIQFVGDSSECGKNQSADGKKDLARDQESIELEGVLLDHTGPDKIDSSQPGRIVHENQQCEQQKDGFTAYDGDYLITHESSMDMLRLAPPCEADTQLVNETLNADNVFSGNSLLTDGPSGSYINNAAHDPNLYWDGTVEGPTTDYTPQLLSGACQSQSVSNDQICNAVEEPSDHIPIDQSALSQNMRGMRRRCLFNEKAGAVNKAAKKTSDRHSANTTTPRCKTNSGDKPVRTPPCALPGIGLHLNALAPISTDKIVPQAAQSTINQASNFPCAVSSSTAEPNIVNEDSSQAIVVANADESGQGSPKKKRHKFDDGDGTSCKRCSCKKSKCLKLYCECFHAGVFCSEPCSCQGCLNKPSNMEIVLSTREQIESRNPLAFAPKVIRTSEPGQELGEYPNKTPASARHKRGCNCKKSSCLKKYCECYQGGVGCSISCRCEGCKNAFGRREGLGPLSIEEAKQGNEENSACVKEEKKEDDNNQLVICPAANPAPAENVLTTPSAMDVRPLASRPPSSSKRPRSTTKALGHPSRLCNSQAPLKTDTLLSPFENYAEIMFGVGTSDSLKGGLSPQTSVKVVSPNKKRVSPPRIGTGLSPICKSGRKLILKSIPSFPSLCGDVNNVDTKTTSPAP; from the exons atggacACGCCCGATAggccccgcgccggcgccgccgccggatTCGAG GACTCCCCCGTCTTCAATTTTATCAATAATCTATCTCCTATACCACCTCCTAAACCTCAAGACTCATCACATAATGTGCACCTATTCAAGTCGTCTGACTTGGCTCCTGTTTCTTCAATCTTTGCCTCACCCCATGTCAATCCACCAAAGGAATCTAAACTTCTGATAAG GGATGATTCTGTTCAACTTTCTCAAGATTCAAACTCTCCTAATAGTGTCAGAACTCGATTAGGGAGTGCTATTAGGTTGATCAAATGCAAAAACATTGTTTCGGAGAATTGCAGTTTCACCTGCCACCTAAATCAGGGACCTATTGATTCTTCTGCCAATAGATCAAACTCTACAAGTAAATTGCCTCAAACCATCCAGTTTGTTGGTGACAGTTCAGAATGTGGTAAGAATCAAAGTGCTGATGGTAAAAAAGATCTTGCTAGAGATCAGGAGAGCATAGAACTAGAAGGCGTCCTCCTTGATCACACTGGCCCAGATAAAATTGACTCATCACAACCTGGAAGAATCGTTCATGAAAACCAACAATGTGAACAACAAAAGGATGGATTTACAGCATATGATGGGGATTACTTGATTACACACGAATCAAGTATGGATATGCTGAGATTAGCCCCACCATGTGAGGCAGATACACAGTTAGTGAACGAGACACTAAACGCTGATAATGTGTTCTCTGGCAATTCCTTGCTGACCGATGGGCCAAGTGGCTCTTACATCAACAATGCTGCACATGATCCAAATCTTTACTGGGATGGAACGGTTGAAGGGCCCACGACAGATTATACCCCACAATTGCTCTCTGGTGCTTGTCAAAGTCAGTCAGTGTCAAATGATCAAATCTGTAATGCAGTTGAAGAGCCCAGTGATCACATACCAATCGACCAAAGT GCCTTGTCACAGAATATGCGTGGTATGCGCAGGCGTTGCCTTTTTAATGAAAAGGCTGGGGCTGTTAACAAAGCTGCCAAGAAGACCTCAGATCGCCATTCTGCAAATACAACTACCCCCAGATGCAAAACTAATTCTGGTGATAAGCCTGTGAGAACCCCTCCATGTGCATTGCCTGGTATTGGCTTGCATCTGAATGCCCTTGCCCCAATATCAACAGACAAAATAGTCCCCCAAGCTGCTCAATCTACCATAAATCAAGCCAGCAACTTCCCCTGTGCTGTCAGTTCTTCAACAGCTGAACCAAATATTGTAAATGAAGATTCCTCTCAGGCAATCGTGGTTGCAAATGCTGATGAGTCTGGTCAGGGCAGTCCAAAGAAGAAAAG ACACAAGTTTGATGATGGTGATGGGACTTCATGCAAGCGTTGTAGCTGTAAGAAGTCAAAATGCTTGAAACT TTACTGTGAGTGTTTTCATGCTGGAGTCTTTTGTTCAGAACCCTGTTCATGTCAAGGCTGTCTGAATAAGCCTAGCAACATGGAGATAGTTCTATCTACTCGAGAGCAGATTGAATCTCGTAATCCACTAGCATTTGCTCCTAAAGTGATTCGCACATCTGAGCCTGGTCAGGAATTAGGG GAATACCCTAACAAAACTCCTGCCTCGGCTCGTCACAAAAGGGGCTGCAACTGTAAGAAGTCATCGTGTCTAAAAAAGTACTGTGAATGCTATCAG GGTGGCGTGGGATGCTCCATAAGTTGCAGATGCGAGGGATGCAAGAATGCTTTTGGTAGAAGGGAGG GACTCGGACCGTTAAGCATTGAGGAAGCTAAGCAGGGAAATGAGGAAAATAGTGCTTGTGTGaaggaagaaaaaaaggaagatgaTAATAATCAGCTCGTTATCTGCCCAGCTGCTAATCCAGCTCCTGCTGAGAATGTACTGACAACACCTTCAGCTATGGATGTCAG ACCCTTGGCTTCTCGTCCACCTTCAAGCTCTAAGAGGCCACGGTCTACGACAAAGGCCCTCGGACATCCTTCTCGACTATGCAACTCTCAAGCTCCTCTGAAGACGGACACTCTGCTCTCCCCATTTGAAAACTATGCAGAAATTATGTTTGGGGTGGGTACATCAGACAGCCTGAAAGGAGGGTTATCTCCTCAAACTTCTGTTAAGGTGGTGTCACCGAATAAAAAGAGGGTATCTCCCCCGCGCATTGGTACCGGGTTGTCTCCAATCTGCAAGAGCGGCAGGAAGTTGATCCTGAAATCCATCCCTTCATTCCCTTCTCTCTGTGGTGATGTAAATAACGTGGATACCAAGACCACCTCACCAGCTCCTTGA